One part of the Rutidosis leptorrhynchoides isolate AG116_Rl617_1_P2 chromosome 1, CSIRO_AGI_Rlap_v1, whole genome shotgun sequence genome encodes these proteins:
- the LOC139869816 gene encoding ubiquinol oxidase 4, chloroplastic/chromoplastic, whose amino-acid sequence MAAASFLPSSIFSVSSSTNPTTNYKICSNSSSFRCFSRASIASPHRLNLRRVCKVRATVLQENEEKVMVEESFKPKTSPDEGNGLPSEPPNDEPSSSVEKWVIKIEQSINIFLTDSVIKVLDTLYHDRDYPRFFVLETIARVPYFAFLSVLHMYESFGWWRRSEYLKVHFAESWNEMHHLLIMEELGGNAWWFDRFLAQHIAIFYYFMTVFMYILSPRMAYHLSECVESHAFETYDKFIKAKGDELKKLAPSKVAVKYYTEEDLYLFDEFQTSRTPNTRRPVIENMYDVFMNIRDDEAEHCKTMKACQTHGNLRSPHAYNETVSSEDDLVCVLPDDAECEGIVDCIKKSVTNSPVNHKA is encoded by the exons ATGGCAGCAGCGTCATTTCTTCCTTCTTCTATTTTCTCAGTTTCTTCGTCTACTAATCCAACAACAAATTATAAAATTTGCAGTAATTCTTCTTCTTTTAGATGTTTTTCTCGTGCTTCAATCGCCTCTCCTCATCGCCTCAATTTAAG GAGGGTGTGCAAGGTTCGTGCAACCGTTTTACAAGAGAATGAGGAGAAAGTGATGGTAGAAGAGAGCTTTAAACCTAAGACTTCGCCTGATGAAGGAAATGGTTTGCCAAGTGAGCCCCCAAATGATGAACCTTCTAGTTCAGTCGAGAAATGGGTCATTAAGATTGAGCAATCTATAAACATTTTTCTTAcg GATTCGGTAATTAAAGTACTTGACACGTTGTACCATGACAGAGACTATCCAAGATTTTTTGTTCTAGAAACTATAGCAAGAGTCCCTTATTTTG CTTTTTTGTCAGTTCTTCACATGTATGAGAGCTTTGGTTGGTGGAGAAGATCAGAGTATCTGAAAGTTCACTTTGCTGAAAGCTGGAATGAGATGCATCATCTTCTTATTATGGAA GAGTTAGGGGGAAATGCATGGTGGTTTGACCGGTTCCTTGCTCAACATATAGCCATCTTCTATTATTTCATGACCGTCTTTATGTACATTTTGAGTCCAAGAATGGCAT ATCATCTATCTGAATGTGTGGAGAGCCATGCATTTGAAACGTATGACAAATTTATCAAGGCTAAAGGAG ATGAGTTGAAAAAACTTGCTCCGTCTAAAGTTGCTGTGAAATACTACACAGAAGAAGATTTGTACTTGTTTG ACGAATTTCAAACGTCAAGAACTCCTAATACTCGAAGGCCAGTAATAG AGAATATGTATGATGTGTTTATGAACATCAGAGATGATGAAGCAGAACATTGCAAGACAATGAAGGCATGTCAGACACACGGGAACCTTCGTTCTCCTCATGCTTATAATGAAACCGTTTCTTCTGAAGATGATTTAGTTTGCGTTTTACCTGATGATGCAGAATGTGAAGGTATTGTCGATTGCATAAAGAAATCCGTAACGAATTCACCCGTAAACCACAAGGCGTAA
- the LOC139869832 gene encoding uncharacterized protein isoform X2, producing MTDSGETPLLTASNNIIMNTKSNYWIIDTLESTGLSWIFLDQSSIWKAGLSWSIFFLLTLCVPILSHLAFHCSTCDHQHQRPFDLIVQSSLSVFSTISFLNLLSFSRKYGLRRFLFLDKLSHVSDEVRYGYSDQLNIFRLEDFAKVFEKQGDVGLILMEHLTIRRTLRIISHRFRGFVLSTLVLVTASQFASLLVTTRTGSLVNISTAGELALCSTTLVSGLFICLRNAAKITHKAQSVTSLAAKWHTCATIDSFDDMGPTDETSSANNTSKTVNYHFDPVMYSDNEEGDDDDDVLDNTKLVPIYRHTITYQKRQALVTYMENNRAGITVFGFMLDRTYLHTIFALQMSLTLWILNKTIGLS from the exons ATGACGGATTCAGGGGAAACACCATTGTTAACAGCCTCCAACAACATCATAATGAACACAAAATCAAATTACTGGATTATCGACACTCTGGAATCGACTGGTCTCTCTTGGATATTTCTTGATCAATCAAGTATATGGAAAGCAGGTCTCTCATGGTCAATCTTCTTCTTGTTAACCCTCTGTGTACCGATCCTCTCACACTTGGCGTTTCACTGTTCCACCTGTGATCACCAACACCAAAGACCGTTTGATCTGATCGTACAGTCATCACTCTCTGTCTTCTCCACTATTTCGTTCCTCAATCTTTTATCTTTCTCTAGGAAATACGGTCTTAGacgatttttgtttcttgataAATTGtctcatgttagcgacgaagttcgTTATGGGTATTCTGATCAACTTAAT ATATTTAGACTGGAAGATTTTGCTAAAGTGTTTGAGAAACAAGGAGATGTAGGGTTGATTTTGATGGAACATCTTACGATCAGAAGAACGCTTCGTATTATAAGTCATAGGTTTCGTGGATTTGTATTGTCAACTCTGGTTCTGGTCACAGCAAGCCAGTTTGCTTCCCTGCTTGTTACAACGAGGACCGGCTCACTTGTAAATATCTCCACTGCTGGAGAACTTGCG TTATGCTCCACAACACTAGTGAGTGGGTTGTTCATATGCCTACGGAATGCAGCAAAGATCACACACAAAGCTCAATCTGTGACAAGCTTAGCAGCCAAATGGCACACATGCGCCACCATTGACTCATTTGATGACATGGGTCCTACGGATGAGACCTCATCGGCTAACAATACTTCAAAGACAGTTAATTACCATTTTGACCCGGTTATGTATTCTGACAATGAAGAaggggatgatgatgatgatgtattggACAATACAAAGTTGGTTCCAATTTATAGGCATACAATCACATACCAAAAGAGACAAGCCTTAG TGACATATATGGAGAACAACCGGGCTGGAATCACGGTCTTTGGTTTTATGTTAGACAGGACATATCTACACACAATATTTGCACTTCAAATGTCTCTCACACTTTGGATACTCAACAAAACAATCGGTCTGTCCTAA
- the LOC139869832 gene encoding uncharacterized protein isoform X1 has protein sequence MTDSGETPLLTASNNIIMNTKSNYWIIDTLESTGLSWIFLDQSSIWKAGLSWSIFFLLTLCVPILSHLAFHCSTCDHQHQRPFDLIVQSSLSVFSTISFLNLLSFSRKYGLRRFLFLDKLSHVSDEVRYGYSDQLNKAMKFFCVFVVPCFVANATYKIWWFTSGAYQIPYISNIYISHTLACIFLMASWLYRTSLFFLVCVLFKLTCSMQIFRLEDFAKVFEKQGDVGLILMEHLTIRRTLRIISHRFRGFVLSTLVLVTASQFASLLVTTRTGSLVNISTAGELALCSTTLVSGLFICLRNAAKITHKAQSVTSLAAKWHTCATIDSFDDMGPTDETSSANNTSKTVNYHFDPVMYSDNEEGDDDDDVLDNTKLVPIYRHTITYQKRQALVTYMENNRAGITVFGFMLDRTYLHTIFALQMSLTLWILNKTIGLS, from the exons ATGACGGATTCAGGGGAAACACCATTGTTAACAGCCTCCAACAACATCATAATGAACACAAAATCAAATTACTGGATTATCGACACTCTGGAATCGACTGGTCTCTCTTGGATATTTCTTGATCAATCAAGTATATGGAAAGCAGGTCTCTCATGGTCAATCTTCTTCTTGTTAACCCTCTGTGTACCGATCCTCTCACACTTGGCGTTTCACTGTTCCACCTGTGATCACCAACACCAAAGACCGTTTGATCTGATCGTACAGTCATCACTCTCTGTCTTCTCCACTATTTCGTTCCTCAATCTTTTATCTTTCTCTAGGAAATACGGTCTTAGacgatttttgtttcttgataAATTGtctcatgttagcgacgaagttcgTTATGGGTATTCTGATCAACTTAAT AAAGCAATGAAGTTTTTCTGTGTATTTGTGGTTCCTTGTTTTGTTGCAAATGCTACTTACAAAATATGGTGGTTTACTTCTGGGGCATATCAAATACCTTACATCTCTAACATTTACATAAGCCACACCTTGGCCTGCATATTTCTTATGGCGTCTTGGTTATATCGCACATCGTTGTTTTTTCTAGTTTGCGTGCTCTTCAAGCTCACGTGTTCAATGCAGATATTTAGACTGGAAGATTTTGCTAAAGTGTTTGAGAAACAAGGAGATGTAGGGTTGATTTTGATGGAACATCTTACGATCAGAAGAACGCTTCGTATTATAAGTCATAGGTTTCGTGGATTTGTATTGTCAACTCTGGTTCTGGTCACAGCAAGCCAGTTTGCTTCCCTGCTTGTTACAACGAGGACCGGCTCACTTGTAAATATCTCCACTGCTGGAGAACTTGCG TTATGCTCCACAACACTAGTGAGTGGGTTGTTCATATGCCTACGGAATGCAGCAAAGATCACACACAAAGCTCAATCTGTGACAAGCTTAGCAGCCAAATGGCACACATGCGCCACCATTGACTCATTTGATGACATGGGTCCTACGGATGAGACCTCATCGGCTAACAATACTTCAAAGACAGTTAATTACCATTTTGACCCGGTTATGTATTCTGACAATGAAGAaggggatgatgatgatgatgtattggACAATACAAAGTTGGTTCCAATTTATAGGCATACAATCACATACCAAAAGAGACAAGCCTTAG TGACATATATGGAGAACAACCGGGCTGGAATCACGGTCTTTGGTTTTATGTTAGACAGGACATATCTACACACAATATTTGCACTTCAAATGTCTCTCACACTTTGGATACTCAACAAAACAATCGGTCTGTCCTAA